The segment CCCACCCCACCTATCTTTTGCATTGGACCATTGATTGCTTCAAATGAACGACGTGGTGATGAAGCTGAGCAGTGTTTGAAATGGCTGGACAAGCAATCTAGCAGAAGCGTTGTGTTTTTGTGCTTTGGAAGCATGGGCTTGTTCTCAAAGGAGCAATTGAAGGAAATAGCTTTAGGGTTAGAGAGAAGTGAGCAAAGGTTCTTGTGGGTAGTTCGGAGTCCACCTACAAAGGAAGAAAGCAAAGACTTCTCGCCAACACCCGAACCAGATTTGGATTCGTTACTCCCAGACGGGTTCTTGGATCGGACCAAAGAGAGGGGACTAGTGGTGAAGCAATGGGCACCTCAGGTGGCTGTGTTGAATCACGACTCGGTGGCTGGGTTCGTGACTCATTGTGGGTGGAACTCGGTGCTGGAATCGGTTGTTGCAGGCGTGCCAATGGTGGCGTGGCCACTGTATGCGGAGCAAAGGTTTAACAAGACTTTGTTGGTGGAGGAGTTGAAGTTAGCTTTGCCGATGAACGAGTCGGAAGGAGGATTGGTGAGTGCAGCCGAGGTGGAGAAGCGAGTTAGAGAGTTGATGGACTCGGAGGAGGGAAACTCAATAAGGGAGCGCGTCAAGGCtaagaaagaagaagcaatTGTGGCAACGAGTGAAGGTGAGTCTTCACGAATTGCATTGGCCAAGTTGGTTCAGTCATGGAAGCAAGGATGAGATATTATCAGCAGCAAAAAAAGATGTTTCACCATCTCTTTACCAAACACAGGGTGTAGCAGTTTACACTTTAATCTTTATCTTCCTTTTGGGACGCTTGCAGCTTGATGCTCTGTTCTCTGCATGAGTAAGAGTACCTACTTGCTTTCTTTAAGGGCTGGTCCAGCTCTTCTGTTATCTCCTCCATTGTGGCTCTACATGAAGTAAAGAACTGGGTTTTTTGCTTGTGTTCAAATTGCTTTTGGGTATGGTACAATTTATGTTGCTCAGAGAGTTAAGTGGTTTGGATGGTTTGTAATAGGGGAAAAGTCGGACACGGTGTGTAACAAACATGTCCTTGTTGTTAGATAtataggcaaaaaaataaaatatgagaatTATATTATATGTAAATTATTTCTTGTCTAGTGTTCATCTACCAcgaaatattatttttgaaattgatatatatatatatatatataaaatgggaGCGAAGGCTAATATATATAGGTGGAAGATGAACTAATGAAGCAACTACAAAGGGGCAACATCCTTTAAAGTTGCTGCACCCATTTAGTATGTGTTTGGATAGGATTATTTTTGCGTTTTGCGTCCACGTTTAGACTTTCATGcgtttcaacctttttttttttttttttttccttctctgtaCCGTGATTGTTGACTTAATATagtgtgaacagtgcacaccTTAGCAACTTTTCTAGCACCTTTTTagtcacgggacccacaaatctcacttttcaacaactttttcattaaaaattagtcccacggtactatttacatatttaaaaattattttactacaatattttcagttttcaatttcagcaaaataagttttatctAAACGGACCCTTAATATGATGAACCCATAAAGAGTAAATAGGTTACATTAAAAAGGGAATAGtgtaaaacaaaaagtaaatagTGTATAACACTCCCATCACTCACTAAGAATCTGCCTTGTTACTATCACACACCATTAGTGTGGTGGTTACTTTACTAGTATAAATGTTTGTAAGAGTTAGGGGGTAAGGgtcggagttcaagtctctaggagggggctttatatacatatacatttagattagattagagtaaaaattaaaaagggaatagtgtaaaacaaaaaataaatagtatataACACTCCCATCACTCGCTAAGAATCTGCCTCGTTATCATCGCGCATCgttggtgcggtggtcactctATTAGTATAAATGGTTGTAGGGTGTTGGGGGtaagggtcggggttcaagtctccaggaaggagtttcatacacatatacacttagattatgatagaataaaaattctatattgtataataaaaataataataaattaaaaaaattatttaaaaaaaaaaaaaaacctacctcGTTAAAACCTTACCAAGGTAAAACTCAATTGGAAAAAAACAAGTGGCGAAAGAAAAATAGTACAATATTCTAGTGAGTTTTTAAGTGCCTTTAAATTGCCTCATTAAAAACCTTGCAAAAGAAAACCTAGTGGAAAAAACCTAAGCAAAGGAAAAAGAGTACAATCAACATAGATCATTTTCTCCCCCTCATGAgtacaaatatcttcaaaaatcTTTAAGCCGACGCATGCCAATATTGTGTACTATCTTCTTAAATGTTGCAGCTGGTAATGACTTAGTGAGTAAATTTGCCAAATTGTCACTTGACCGTATCTGCTTGACATCAATTTCACTGTTCTTTTGGAGCTCATGTgtataaaagaattttggtgaAATATGCTTGGTTCAATCACCTTTGATATATCCTCCCCTGATCTAAGCAATACAAGCGGCATTGTCTTCATATAAGACTCCGGAGCTTTCTTTGATTGATAATAAGCCACTTTTTTCTCAAATGTGTTAAATTACTGATCTTAGCCAAATCCACTAATGACTTGCTTCATAGATCACAATATTGGAGGACGTAGTAGATAACGTTTGCTTGACGGATCTCCATTAAATGGCAGTGTTCCCACAAGTGAACAAATAACATGTTTGTGATTGGCCTTTATGTGGATCAGAAAGATAACCTACTTCTATATATCCAATCAACTGTGGATTTGACCCTTTTGGATTAAACAATCCCAAGTCAGTCGTTCCACAAAGGTAGCGTAATACATGCTCAATTCCATTCCAATGTCTTTGAGTTAGTGCAGAACTATATCTTGCTAGCAAATTTATTGAGAAGGCTATGTCAGGCCATGTGCAATTTGCAAGATACATTAGAGCACCAATTGCACTAAGATATGGTACTTAGGgaacatgaatttttttatcatcttcTCAAGGACGAAAAGGGTCATTTTTGACATCTAATGACCTACCCACCATTGGAGTATTCAAATGTTGAGCTTTATCCATTAGGAATTTTTTAGGACCTTTTTTGTGTATGTTGACTAATGAACAAAAATTCCATTTGGAAAATGTTCAATTTGCAAtccaaggaaattttttgtcttaccaagatctttcatctcgaAATCATTCTTTAAAtaatttgtggtttttgtgAGGTCTTCTGGAGTCCCCACAAGATTTAAATCATCAACGTATACCGCAACAATAGCAAA is part of the Quercus robur chromosome 9, dhQueRobu3.1, whole genome shotgun sequence genome and harbors:
- the LOC126699047 gene encoding UDP-glycosyltransferase 88B1-like, giving the protein METIVLYPSPFMGHLISMVELGKLILNHHPSHSISIHILITTTPSINVGSTAPYIASVSAATPSITFHHLPAPSPPLDPISFPSIELFMFEHLNRTNPHVHNALLSISQSSPIQAFIIDLFCSTALKIATSLHIPTYYFFTSGISCLSMIIYLPSLHKSTTKSFKDLNHTLLHVPGLPPFPASHMPDPTLDRTKEAYSCFVNIATHLPKSAGIIANSFDSLEPRALETITNGLCVPDGPTPPIFCIGPLIASNERRGDEAEQCLKWLDKQSSRSVVFLCFGSMGLFSKEQLKEIALGLERSEQRFLWVVRSPPTKEESKDFSPTPEPDLDSLLPDGFLDRTKERGLVVKQWAPQVAVLNHDSVAGFVTHCGWNSVLESVVAGVPMVAWPLYAEQRFNKTLLVEELKLALPMNESEGGLVSAAEVEKRVRELMDSEEGNSIRERVKAKKEEAIVATSEGESSRIALAKLVQSWKQG